ACATAGATCTAAAAATCTGTTGAAACTGTGATGCAAATAAACTCAGGGGCATCAGTTGACCTTTCCATTAGTCTGACACCTGACTAAAGAGATCGGAGCTGTACAAAAGCAGATCAtccacatttaaagacatttcataacacactgtatgtacatgtgccATTAAGAGGAGGTGTGCAGAGGTTCTGTggtgatttacatttagtcatttggctcTTGCAACACTTGCAATGACTTGCAAACTCAGTGGCCTCACGATGGGGGAATGAGTTATGAGTTGTTAGACTCTGTTGAACCAAACTGCCATCAAGCAGTAAAGACCCAGATAGACTGTTAGACTTCAAAGACTTCTAGATCTACCAGTAGCTGACCAGGACAAGTCCCGTCCTCCATCTTCACATGAGCTCCTCCTCTACTAGACTGAGCGTCTCTTCAAGTGGACACCATCACGCAGCTGCAAGCATGTAAACAAAACTACAAGGTTGTTCACGTTCTGTCCTCTGGCAGTTTGTATTTTCTGACatgaaataaagatttcaaGTTGCTTAAACTTATAAATGATCAGAAATCATCATTATGTTTCCATAACAACAGATGATAAAGTGACATTATAGCGAGATGCAATTCAGACCTACACTCCCCCCAAAAGTATAAGTttacagtgaggccagttcctttatttttatttttgctgtagtttgaaaacatttgggttggatatcaaaagatgaaaatgagacaTATATCACATATAGCAACATCCATATTCAAACAATAAAGAGCAGTAAGTGTTTCAGATTTGAGTTTTGCCTATTCAGACGGTTTTTAaagttaagaggtgtaaccaacacGAAAACCGGAGAGCTGTCTGTGGGTGAAAAACAGGTGGTGGAGGACCATGACACCCTGAAGGAGCACAGTAACAGAGCTAACAGAGGATCTACagtatttggacagtgacagtgactttttatatatagaaatataattaagtgtcatttaattaaatgttttattcatttgtatcatactgtgtgtatttctcAGACCTCTTATACAACTATACACTGTATGTTTCTCTTCACCTGACTTGTTGTTGAAGATCTTTTTGAAGGCTGGAAGATCAACGGAGCAAAGTGGGAGGTTTCCTACTGTAAAATCAACGATTTCCAATCAATGACCACACAGTAAACTTGTTCACCATGTTCTGTAATATCACACAGTATCAATAACTGTCATTAATGCCACAGCTGCATCACTATTAATGAGTTTATTGATATAATTCGTGTTTGTCTTGctgaaaaatgaacaataacgtgtctgttttcagtttctacTGTGAACGAAGCACCTATTAGAACAACTTCAGTCATCAAGTCTCATTTGTTGTGTGACTGTAAACTGACCCAATAGAATGAGTCTGTTCTCACTGTTTGATTTCTGCATCTCACTTGCTGAAATCACAATATCCCCCAAACTCCTCTGCAGCCTAAACTGCTCCTGCAGCCTCTGGAACTCTGCTGTAGAACGTCCGTCTGTGACGGGTTCCATTCAGTTATTACCAGTAGAACTTGAGCTACAGTGGAACATTCCATAGACACGAGTCCATGAGATAAAGAGGACGTTCAGTCATTTAGTGACCAGACGACtaaagataaagttaaagaAAGTGTTCAACATGTCTCAAGTTTCAAAGATGCAACGTGCATACGACCTGCAAAAACCACCAGCTGTGCAGCGTCTGCCAAGACTAGAAAAAAGTCAACTCTTGCAACAGAACAAGGTTGGTTCAACTGTTGACCTGATACAGAGATGATTAAATTCATGACTTTTCTGCAGCAATAATGAAGATTTACTTAAAGCTGCAAATAGCTGAACAATAACGGATTGATCCAAGTAACAGCAGTGATTATTATGTTggtatttaatgtattttatttagtttccaTCATATCTGAGACACATCACTGATTTTTTAGTAGAATCACTGTCAATGGTCCATTAAATCACTGATCTGCTATGAGTTGTTCAATATTTAGTGAATCTAAATGACCATCTACATGTACCATCTGTGTCATACAGAGACATATAGAAAGTCTTAAATGTCCACCTGCTCTGTATACTTTGTATTGTGATTATCTTTATCCATGTGGTTAAATAGGAGTACATGTTTACTACAAACATAGTAGTTAAGTTTTAGAGATTCTGCTGTAGTATTTTCATTGTACACCAACTTAGACTGATTCTACTACTCAATATATAGGCCTTTTTCATGTAAGACATTTCTGCGCAGAATTACTGTGTGATTAAATCCATATGTAACCGCAGCACAAAACGTAGCTGCTGCTTCAGAGCCTGAAGTTTGTCAGGTGAACAGTTACGATCGTGCCCTTTTCATTCTCATAGAATAACTTCACCATGAAGGGCAACATGATTGTACTGGAGCCCAAGTCTGTTGCTGTAAAGAGTGTTAAGCACACTCAACCCACAGCGCTGCCACCAGTCAGCAAAGTCCCTAGGAAAACTCAGAGGGACACCAGCTGCACTGGGCAGACTGTCCTGCCACCCATCTTCAAGGGTTCACAGAAAACCCAACCAGGGTTCAGCCTCCACCAGCAAACTGTGTTACCACAAATCCACAAGAATGGACAAAAACCCTCCCATCAACGTGCTGTTCAGGTTTGTCCCACTAGTGTTGAATGATACATATCAGCATTATATTTTAGAGAAATGTTTTCAATATATGGTCTTGATCCTGTGAGCAGCAAGAGGACAGTATGCTGAGGAGAAAAACCTTCTCTGTGGAAACCTCTGATTCCAAGAAGAGGCCGAAAGTGGTCGAGGCGCCCACTGTCAAAAGAGCAGCCATGTCTCCTGAAAGTACGAACTCTTTGGATTATGTTTGAAAATCCTTGTTATTCAGTGGTTTCCTTCTGAGAACAGGACAAATATCTGTGAATgatctgtttcctctgtgtacAGGTGTTCTGAGAGACTCCAAGCTGCATCTGACAGAGTATGAGCTGGCAGAGATCAAGAACTACAAACAGGTGTGGTACCTGGGAAAAACCACCAACAGGACTCGTACCTCAACGGTCTCTGAGACCCAGGATACAGAGTCCTTCAACTGTGGCTATGACACCAAGGAGGGATTTTACAAAGCGGCAATCAATGACCATTTGGCCTACCGCTTTGAGATTCTGGAGGCGCTTGGTGCAGGCTACTCTGGACAAGTCCTCAAATGCATGGACCACAAGACCAAAAAGCTGGTGGCCGTGAAGGTGATTCGAAGCAAAGACAGGTAAAACATTGTCAAACTGTCAAAGTCTTACAGATGATGACAGTCATCTGTCACTGAGTGTTGAATCCAGATCTCATCAAacaaattaaagattaaaaaggtCGACTCATGGTGTAAAACTCCACAGGCTTTAATACTTAAAGTGTCAGTTTTACATGTCAGCCATCATTATGGAGTTGATGTTATTCTCTGTGCTCAAATGTTTCCTCAGTATTCATCAGCTTGGAAAAGCTGAACTGAAGATTTTAGAAACCTTGCGAGAGCTGGACAAGAGCAACAAAGCCAACATTGTCCATATGAAGGAGAGCTTCTACTTCCGTAATCACCTCTGCATCACTTTCGATCTCTTTGAGTAAGTTGACAACACACGTTCTGTCTGTTGGATTTGTTCTGACTCGGCTGCTTGAGTTATACATCGTGCTGTAAGATGAAAACTTAAAGGAAGTCTCTCATGTTCCCTTTCAGAAAGGACCTATTTAAAGCCTTAGAAGAGACCAACAAGCACGGTTTCAGTGAGGAAGAGCTGAGCAAATACACCACGGACGTGCTGAAGTGTCTACACATGCTCAAAAAGGAGACAATCATCCACGGTGACATTAAACCGGTAGGATCCAGTGCTACAGAACAAAATGCCAACATGTCACTGAAGGAGACACAGACTGACTACATTTACAACAAAGAGCCACATAACAACATAGATTCTCACATATTTACAAGGGGATGCTAAATGATCACAAAGAGTCGAAACTACTGCAGCGTGACACCTAACACACATTAACGTGCACAAAAGACTAGTCAGTGATACTACCCGTGTGTTCTTTTACAGGACAACGTCCTACTTTACAAAAAGGACGGAGAAACGCGTGCAGCTCTCAGTGACTTTGGAGGGAGTTACTTTGCCAAAGACAGAGGTGAGTGTCATTTTGGACTGTCTGGACATGTTTCTTGTTGAGTTACAACTTACAAATGTCAGGGCAAACTAAATACAGAGTGAAGAAACGTCTTCACATCTTattccttcatcttcctccacagATCGTCCCCCAATCCAAACTCTGTTTTACATGGCTCCAGAGATGCTCCTCGGGAAAACGTGCAACCTGGCTGTTGACATGTGGAGCCTGGGATGCATGTTAGCTGAGCTCTACCTCGGTCGCTGTCTCTTTGACGGAAATGACATCATAGACCAGTTCAGCTGTATAATGAAGGTCATCTTTATCAACACATCATGCtatcttcatttcatttctactCCTGCTGGATTTTTGACCATTTGTCTTTCAATGGGTATTCTTTTAGATCCTGGGGATCCCACCAGCAGAGCTGCTGGAGGAAGCTCCCAAGAGAAATTACTACTTTggtaagaaaaacattaaagaactGCTCTTCGACATGTGACACGATTCTTGTACCCTGCATGATATTAAGTGCGTGACATGTGAATTTAACATCTTTATCCAGATTCAGAGGGCATCCCATTGAGCGTTACAGACATCATACGCGACAGCACCACTCTATTCACAGAAATGAAATCAGAGAATCCCTATTTCCTGAATTTCATTTCACGCTGTCTTGAGTAAGTGCACTCCATTAACAGGAGGGACACTGAAGAAATGGGCCTTTAATTGTAACAGTTATAGTGCTCTGAACTGAACTCTGAACTCATTTATTCTGCATATTTTGTGCATATACCTCATCATTTAGATATGATCCAACAAAGCGCATGACACCAGAGGAGGCCTTGCAGCATCCATGGATTCTGCAGAATGAGAAGACCAAACCTGCAACTGGTGCTAGGAAAAGTAGACCACGTAAGACAACACCCAATAAACCAGTGCTCTCAATATATATAAACTATGCAGACTTTAACAATGTCTTCTGTGCAGTGTTAATTAGTGAATGTTAACATACTGTACGCTAATGTTTACATGGTGACATTAGTGTACTGGAGCCTATGTGCAGCCTAGTAACTAGCATGACTGTAGACATGGATACCGATAAATACCATATTTAATGTGAGCTTTCTCTGTCCACTTTTATTCAGATGTCTCAGGACCTTCCAGCAAGAAAAAGCCTGTCCTgttgaagagagagaaaatcccACCACCACTCCTGGAGCCAATCAAAAAGACCAAGGCAAAGAAGTGCAGATGTTCAGAGGAACATTAAGGTAACGTGATAGTCACACaaatagtgtgtgtgcagtccaccattgcatgtcattaccTTTGTGTCTTCCTCCTCCTATAGTTATgcattttcctctctgtctccccctctctgtaTATGCAGGGATCCTCGGCCTCAGAGCATGtacagttactggccctaccaacctggccattgttttgtctgctgcttgttgcctgctgttctgttctgatTCCTTTTTCCAcccaccccaaccggtcgaggcagatggccgcccaccctgagcctggttctgctggaggtttcttccactccagggagtttttcctctccactgttgcctagtgcttgctcaggGGGGATTTGTTGGGTAATCGAAACcagaacagcagctctgtcatgacgtcatcatttctcagtttgttcaTATGTTTACAAAGGTGACAtttctgctatttttttttttggaggtcATAGTGGTGGAGTTGTACTGAAGTCCACCACAGCTCAATATTTAAAATAGAGTAGATTTGTCACCTTTCTGGCTGTTTTAGTAACAACTGAGAATAGAATTCATGAACTACAGCAGATTGTGATGGTACACCTAAAAAACTGGCCAGTAACTGTATGTTCTCCTGGTGTCTGCACGTTTTTCTTCTGGATGCTCCAACCTCCTTCCATTGTCCACTGTTTCCACATTATTCTTCTTCATAAACCAGAcagatgtcattttaaaacaaagtctTGTGTGTTGATtgaattgtttctttttaaatgtattgttttcagTGTATTTGCAACAGTATGATGTTATCAGCATTATCAACTTTGATTCAGACTGGTTTAGACAGTCTCTGatatttttgtgcattttctccCTTCAAGTTCActttgtcagtgtcagtgtggtgAAACTTACAAACAGTTTATTGCATTTTTGTTGGGCAAGAAGCACAAATgtcaaaaatctaaataaataaatacattttattaattctaCATATTCTAAGGTAATGGTAACATTACACTCCTGCTTAACTAAACAGGGTATGCAAAAGATGATATAACAGCTTTCCTTTACCAAGGGGTAGACTGATGTTCCTGGATTAGCAGGTCTCCAGGCACAAATCACATATGTAGTGATATGAACCAAAATCCCTAAAATGAACCAAAAACCCAACACGATTACAGACATACTTGCATATTTTCCCATTTATTACAAGCTGCAGCATTACTGTCACCAAATgaacaaagattttaaaaaaaaggcctGACTGTATGTGAACCACACtttgacagttttgttttatgtttgtggtcTATCGACAAAATTCttttcagctgcagaaacattaaCTAACCAATAAGCCACAATACTTTGATAACAAATACTGGAGGTAAAAACATACGAAAAACCAGAAAACATAACAAGGAAGCCTATAGTTAAATGCTTCAACTCTTCCCAAACTCTGCCACCTGATTAACGTGACTTTtgacaaaatgtcaaagtgGTGTTATGTTCAACAGCAAGAGCGACAATGAGAATGTGAACAGGACAGAAATAAGAAGATAACTGTATAAAGTCACAGTACTTTTAAAGTTGAATgataaatatagtaaataaattattcaagAATAATTCAGTGTGTGGCCATTTTGCACCAGTGGCATAATGGAGTGGAATAACGAGTTCAGACACTAAGGTTGAGTAACTGCACTGCTAGCCCAGACAAACTGAGATAAACTGAGATCTATGAATTTCAGGTGTCAGCTCAGCCAGATTCTGCAGAGCTTGTTTGatacagtgaaaatgttcaTACTGCAGATGCAGTTCATACATTTAGTCAAACATGCCTACAGACTTCATAACAATGAGAAGGACTTCCTAGAAGAATAAGTCTTATAAATTAGTCATTATAAATGTCCTGTCTGAGAAACAATGAAGACAGAATATAAAATCACttgttaacatttgttttatttacattcagtttCCCTCAATCACAACAACCAGAGAAATAAGCCAACAATGACCTAATATGTAAACAGCCAATGAAACCTCACTTTTTACATCAAGCTTTGACAcatcaaaatatcaaaatactAATGTCTAAAAAGCACTGATGGAAAGAAACTGGATTTAATTATATTACTGACATTAATTTGCCTTAAACTCATTCACAGgtatttttctaattaatttgAAACAATGTGTTAGTTTAGCCTGAAATTGCCAAATTTcataatagaaaaaaagaagttttacataaaattttacattacattaatttagCCTCTTTACTGGTGTATGTTGCTTTTTtgataattaaagaaaaaggagaagcaTGAGCATGTTATTTGGCATGAAACAAATCCCAATCATGATCAGACCTTTTGAATGAATTAGCCAATCCTAAAGTGACAATACGGGGGAGTGGTCCAGGCTAAAAATAACCTGGTGTGTTTAAGTTTGTTCCACTGaaagaaattaatgaaaacaaatcatatTAGTATAAAATACTAATACTGCTTAAGTGATTCTGAAGTAAACTCCAGGCTAAAGGTACATTTTGTGTGCTTGCAGTTTAGGCCTTCTCCTGTTCCCTCTCATTACAAACtagaaaacacatcagagcGAGTGTACCTAACCCTCCACGCTCACTTCCGATCAATGATGTGTAATATTGTACGGACTGACGATGTACAACGCATCAGTGCATCACTTTGTTGAGGCACGTCACCTTACACTGCGTGACGCCTGCTTCCTCCTCGCTCCAATAGCCTTTTGTTGTccatctgttttctctgtctacCAATGAAGTCCCAACCAAACCCACCGcctgacatgttttctttttacatgtctgcttttctctctcctacTTTTCCACCAACAATCATCGTTCTTTTCATCGTGGCCAGATTTAGAGCAGCCCCTAAATATGTTCTGTATTTAACAGCAGTTCTCAGTAGAGTCAGTAGAGTTCGGGTGTGTAacctgaagcagctgaaggtgtgtgtatgtgtgtgatgctcAGTGACCTCACTGTGGTGATGTCAGAAGTAGGTGGGGTTATTTGgtgttataaatattaattgGCCTGTTGTGTGGCCAGGTTGGCATGAAGGCGACGATTCACATACTGAAGATCATTTCTTCAACACAGCGCTTTAACACTCCACCATGGCGGCTGTTGTTCCTGTAAGTATctagtgtgtatatgtgtgtgtgaatgtgagtgtgtttctgcatgtgcaTCATCTTCACTAATAGATAAGCTCTCTCATTACGTGCTGTGTCATTGATGCAATGGTGTTCTCTCTTTAAACTGCAACTTGACATGAGGCAAGACAAACTACGTGGAGGAGGCCTATAGTGCTTAAAGTGTACCAGGAACCTGGATGGGATGTGTGAAGTTTTTTGTGTATAAACTTGTAACCAGTTAAAAAAGTGTAAGGTTGTTGTTTAACGTTATATAATATGAAAaggtatttatatatatacagagaTCTCATAGCAGGTCCAATTATGCTTAtgcatgtgcaagtgtgtgttcaCGAGTTAACAAGTGCTGGGAGGCAAATCTACATGATCAAGTGTCGGCCCTGTAAATGAATCTGCAGAGCTGAATTCTCTTTGTGTGATTgattcattgtgtgtgtgtgtgtcttgggtTTCTGATAAAGAGGGTGATTAAGTCTGCAAGAGGAAGACAGTGGCTCATATACTAATTAAAatggtgtgatgtgtgtgtgtgaagagtgaATGAAACGCAGCTAAAGCTCTCATAGTGTTGCAACCTAGAAATAACTGGAGCTTTTAAAGTTAATGGAAACACAATGAGCAATAAGTAGATCAACATCAGGGGCTGAATAAGAATTTTAGATAAATTTTTCCCAGAGTGATGCATCAGTAAGAAAAGTGTACAAACAGAGAATACAAGAGTATCAATCACTGTACACAGTGTGTTTATCACAGTGTTATTAGAGGTTGTATCTAATAGTCAGTCTGCAACTAGAGTCCAGTCCTTCAATGTGCTGCTACTTTtttcacttcacctgtcagaGAAAAACGTTCATCATCTCATTACAGTGGCAGGGGGGGGGATATATTAAGCAGCAAGTTGATGTGCTGGGGCAAAATGGGCAAAAGTAGGGATCTGAGTGACTTTGACAAGGACCAGAAACTAGAAGACTGGGCCTGAGCTTCTCCAAAATGGCAGGTGCTATGGGGTGTTCCCAGTGCGCAGTAATCACTACCTACAGAAAGTGGTCCAAGGAAGGACAACTGGTCAACTGGCAACAGGGTCACGGTTGCCCAAGGCTCAGTGATGCAAGTGATGTTGAATCAATGAGCTGATCCCTGTGCACCGTTACAAGCTCCTATAGTATATGGGACAGGTGAGCATTAGAACTGGACCTGGTGAAGGTGGCCTGGTCTGAATCGTGTTTTGATTTACATCATTTAGACAGTCAGGCGCTCATGTGTTGATTACCTGGGAGAGAACTGCACTATTCAAACTGATGGAAGTAGTGGGATGCTCTGATCAATGTTCTGCTGGGAAACCTTGAATCCTGGTATTGATGTGGTTACTATGACATGTATCACCTACCTGAACAAATGTAGGTGTGGAAGCACCCTAAAGAAAATTGATTTAAAGTCAGAATTCTGACAATCATGTGCGCTGCAGTAAACTTGATCATATCTAACAAAGCAATCTGTCTCCTTCCACTAACTCACAGTTTGCATCCTGCTATGCCAGTGGAAAAGGACCCAGAGGGGGCAACTATCTATCACTCCTCACATATCGGGGCCCTCGCTGCACCCCAAGACCCCACCTGTCTTACCGTGCTCCCACGATGACCCTGCGGCAGATCTGTCgcatgctgaaggtgatgaaGCAGATCAGGAAcagagaggctgctgctgccgccgccgctgctgctgccaccaccaggTGAGGAGCAACCTGTAACCTACCCACTGGTGTAGCAACTGGCACCAGCACTTTACATTTATAAACAATATGTTTACCAAGTAATATTTACCAGGTTCACCATGCTAACATGCTATCGGTGCTGAGGAGAGTCATTAGTAGATGATGTCTGACAGAAAAATGCTGAGCCTATGCATCATCATGTTTTTTGCAGGATAAGTGAAACATTTGACCTGCTGAAGGTACCATAGACAAAGTAATTAGGGTTTATCCTGTGGGGACCATGAGAATTGGTACCAAATGTCATTGAAATACCCAATAGTTGCGTGTGTCTATCCATCAAGTTGATTGCTGTTACTACATTATTGATGCATTTTAGGGAGGTAAATAACCATCCTGTTTGTGCCGGCCTCGGCTGTCCCACACTAGACTGTGATCACACCAGTGTTTCTATCAGCACAGGCCACAGGAGACGCGGGTTAATAATTAAATACTGTCATGTCAGTGCCAGAACAAGCAGTCAGTCACACTTCCTCCTCTCATATCCCTGCCTCCGTGTCTGGTTTCTTTCTCTGCACAGGAAGCAAGGGTCTGCATCTCAGACCCCGCCGTCTCCCGGCACCAAGTCGGAGAAGAAATGCATCCCAAGCTGCCTCAGATACAAGCGCAGCATAAAACGCGTCAGCTGACCCCGGAGCCCTGAGTGACCGCAAACAGCCTTTTAACTGAGC
This DNA window, taken from Anabas testudineus chromosome 6, fAnaTes1.2, whole genome shotgun sequence, encodes the following:
- the LOC113165658 gene encoding dual specificity tyrosine-phosphorylation-regulated kinase 4-like is translated as MIVLEPKSVAVKSVKHTQPTALPPVSKVPRKTQRDTSCTGQTVLPPIFKGSQKTQPGFSLHQQTVLPQIHKNGQKPSHQRAVQQEDSMLRRKTFSVETSDSKKRPKVVEAPTVKRAAMSPESVLRDSKLHLTEYELAEIKNYKQVWYLGKTTNRTRTSTVSETQDTESFNCGYDTKEGFYKAAINDHLAYRFEILEALGAGYSGQVLKCMDHKTKKLVAVKVIRSKDSIHQLGKAELKILETLRELDKSNKANIVHMKESFYFRNHLCITFDLFEKDLFKALEETNKHGFSEEELSKYTTDVLKCLHMLKKETIIHGDIKPDNVLLYKKDGETRAALSDFGGSYFAKDRDRPPIQTLFYMAPEMLLGKTCNLAVDMWSLGCMLAELYLGRCLFDGNDIIDQFSCIMKILGIPPAELLEEAPKRNYYFDSEGIPLSVTDIIRDSTTLFTEMKSENPYFLNFISRCLEYDPTKRMTPEEALQHPWILQNEKTKPATGARKSRPHVSGPSSKKKPVLLKREKIPPPLLEPIKKTKAKKCRCSEEH